From the genome of Lotus japonicus ecotype B-129 chromosome 6, LjGifu_v1.2, one region includes:
- the LOC130725853 gene encoding internal alternative NAD(P)H-ubiquinone oxidoreductase A1, mitochondrial-like — MAWLRNLSKFSTIKAPQRPKNTDPFFLLPSFSFLSHFSSNVPTEEKSSGLEPTKPHEKPRVVVLGSGWAGCRVMKDLDPDIYDIVCVSPRNHMVFTPLLASTCVGTLEFRSVAEPIGRIQPALSRLPGSYFFLANCTAIDAHKHRVDCVTVTEGSETIDPWKFTISYDKLVIALGSQPSTFGIQGVKEHAIFLREVHHAQEIRRKLLLNLMLSDVPGIAEEEKQRLLHCVVVGGGPTGVEFSGELSDFIMKDVRQRYVHVKDYIRVTLIEANEILSSFDDRLRHYATNQLTKSGVRLVRGIVKDVKPKKIVLNDGTEVPYGLLVWSTGVGPSPIIQSLDLPKAPGGRIGVDEWLRVPSVPDVFSIGDCCGFVESTGRPTLPALAQVAERQGKYLAVLLNNIGKAGAGHANSEKEVEFGDPFVYKHLGSMATIGRYKALVDLRQSKGEKGLALAGVLSFFIWRSAYITRVISWRNRFYVFVNWITTLVFGRDISRL; from the exons ATGGCTTGGTTGAGAAACCTCTCCAAGTTTTCCACCATCAAAGCACCTCAAAGACCAAAAAACACTGACCCATTTTTCCTCTTaccatctttttcttttctctcccaTTTCAGCTCTAATGTTCCCACTGAGGAAAAGTCTTCAGGTTTGGAACCAACAAAGCCCCATGAGAAACCACGTGTGGTGGTGCTGGGTTCAGGGTGGGCAGGGTGCAGGGTCATGAAGGATTTGGACCCTGATATCTATGACATTGTTTGTGTCTCACCTAGGAATCACATGGTGTTCACCCCTCTCTTGGCTTCCACTTGTGTTGGAACTCTTGAGTTTAGATCAGTTGCTGAACCCATTGGAAGGATCCAACCAGCTCTTTCTAGATTGCCTGGTTCTTATTTCTTCCTTGCCAATTGTACTGCCATTGATGCACACAAGCATAGG GTGGACTGTGTGACTGTAACAGAAGGATCAGAGACAATAGATCCCTGGAAATTTACAATCTCATATGATAAGCTAGTAATTGCATTAGGATCACAGCCCTCTACTTTTGGAATTCAGGGAGTCAAAGAACATGCAATTTTCCTTCGTGAAGTTCACCATGCACAGGAAATTCGTCGGAAGCTGCTCCTTAACTTGATGCTATCAGATGTTCCAG GGATTGCAGAAGAGGAAAAACAAAGGCTTCTGCATTGTGTGGTTGTTGGAGGTGGTCCCACTGGAGTTGAATTCAGTGGTGAACTTAGTGATTTCATCATGAAAGATGTTCGCCAAAGATATGTCCATGTCAAGGATTACATCCGTGTTACTTTAATTGAG GCTAATGAGATATTATCTTCCTTTGATGACCGACTCAGACACTATGCCACCAACCAATTGACAAAG TCAGGAGTTCGTCTTGTCCGCGGCATTGTGAAAGATGTTAAACCTAAGAAGATTGTCCTTAATGATGGCACTGAGGTTCCATATGGGTTGTTAGTATGGTCTACTGGTGTCGGTCCATCACCTATTATTCAATCTTTGGATCTACCAAAAGCTCCAGGTGGAAG GATTGGTGTTGATGAGTGGCTTCGTGTTCCTTCCGTACCGGATGTATTCTCGATAGGTGACTGCTGTGGATTTGTTGAAAGTACTGGAAGACCAACACTTCCTGCATTGGCCCAA GTGGCAGAGAGGCAAGGCAAATATTTAGCAGTGTTGTTAAACAACATTGGTAAAGCAGGTGCAGGCCATGCAAACAGTGAAAAAGAAGTAGAATTTGGGGATCCATTTGTCTACAAGCACCTTGGAAGCATGGCAACTATTGGAAGATACAAGGCCCTTGTTGACCTTAGACAGAGCAAG GGGGAAAAAGGGTTAGCTCTGGCAGGAGTTCTGAGTTTTTTCATTTGGCGCTCGGCCTATATTACGCGTGTTATCAGCTGGAGGAACAGATTTTATGTATTTGTGAATTGGATCACAACTCTTGTATTTGGCCGCGATATAAGCAGACTATGA
- the LOC130725852 gene encoding jacalin-related lectin 3-like, whose translation MSFEEKPVSVGPWGGNGGYRWDDGVYSTIRQLVIVHGDGIDSIQIEYDKKGNSFWSQKHGGSGGYKIEKIKLDYPYEFLTSIDGYYGSLNQSGPVFIRSLSFESNKKIYGPFGIEEGTYFSLPVTQARIVGFHGRYGWHLDSIGVYVKSFQQRKPSKTLSHSQNYITNTSENIGYSVIHGSAGQGYDIVVAVKQKDDSVKPSRGKISFQEPSYIEPKQTIVAVEKTPSLVEGVVTCGPWGGTGGYVFDDGPFTGIKQILLSRNVGIVWIRVLYDLDGEDIWGYKYGGAGGFKHEKIVFDFPYEVLTHISGYYGSLMYMGPAVIRSLTFHTTKRVYGPYGEEHGTYFTTKLKEGRVVGIHGRKGLFLDALGVHVIEGKVIVPVPTTTPSMEIISRELSRAEIDSAQWPSKLQAANPAPIEEVSRGVITEPAPFGPGPWGGDGGRPWDDGVFSGIKQIYLTKAPEGICSIQIEYDRNKQSVWSVKHGGNGGNILHRIKLEYPHEVLTCISGYYRSITMDEHPIIIKSLTFYTSRGKYGPFGDEVGKFFTSTTTEGKVVGFHGRSSMYLDAIGVHMQHWLGSQRTSKSSLFKLF comes from the exons ATG AGTTTTGAGGAGAAACCTGTATCTGTTGGACCATGGGGAGGCAATGGCGGATACCGTTGGGACGATGGTGTGTATTCAACAATAAGGCAATTGGTGATAGTTCATGGGGATGGAATAGACTCCATTCAGATTGAATATGACAAGAAAGGGAATTCTTTCTGGTCACAGAAACATGGTGGAAGTGGAGGCTATAAAATTGAAAAG ATTAAGCTTGATTACCCatatgagttcctaacatcaaTTGATGGATACTATGGTAGCTTGAATCAATCAGGGCCAGTCTTCATTCGATCACTGAGTTTTGAAAGTAACAAGAAAATCTATGGACCATTTGGAATTGAAGAGGGGACATATTTTTCCTTGCCGGTAACTCAGGCCAGGATTGTTGGCTTCCATGGAAGGTACGGTTGGCACCTAGATTCCATTGGAGTCTATGTGAAGTCTTTTCAGCAACGAAAACCTTCCAAAACATTGTCTCACTCACAAAACTACATAACCAACACTAGTGAGAACATTGGTTATTCTGTAATACATGGAAGTGCCGGCCAAGGCTATGATATTGTTGTTGCTGTAAAGCAGAAAGATGATTCTGTAAAACCATCAAGAGGGAAGATTAGTTTCCAAGAACCTAGTTATATTGAACCAAAACAAACG ATAGTTGCTGTGGAGAAGACACCATCTTTGGTTGAAGGTGTAGTGACATGTGGGCCTTGGGGTGGTACTGGTGGATATGTGTTTGACGATGGACCCTTCACAGGAATCAAGCAAATCCTCTTGTCCCGCAACGTTGGAATTGTATGGATTAGAGTTTTGTATGATCTGGATGGGGAGGACATATGGGGATACAAATATGGTGGAGCAGGAGGATTCAAACATGAAAAG ATAGTATTTGATTTTCCATATGAAGTCCTTACACACATATCTGGCTACTATGGATCCCTTATGTATATGGGGCCTGCTGTTATAAGGTCACTTACTTTCCACACGACCAAAAGGGTGTATGGACCATATGGAGAAGAACATGGAACTTACTTTACAACAAAGCTGAAAGAAGGGAGGGTTGTTGGGATTCATGGTAGAAAAGGTTTATTTCTAGATGCTCTTGGCGTGCATGTGATAGAAGGAAAAGTAATAGTTCCAGTGCCAACAACAACTCCTTCCATGGAAATCATATCAAGAGAACTAAGTAGGGCTGAAATAGACAGTGCTCAATGGCCATCCAAACTCCAAGCTGCTAATCCAGCACCAATTGAAGAG GTTTCACGTGGTGTGATTACAGAACCAGCTCCATTTGGACCAGGTCCATGGGGTGGGGATGGAGGAAGACCCTGGGATGATGGAGTCTTTTCAGGGATTAAGCAGATTTATTTGACAAAAGCACCTGAAGGCATTTGCTCAATTCAAATTGAGTATGATCGCAATAAGCAATCTGTGTGGTCTGTGAAGCATGGTGGTAATGGAGGAAACATCCTGCATAGG ATAAAGTTGGAGTACCCACATGAGGTGCTGACTTGCATATCTGGCTATTACCGTTCAATCACCATGGATGAACATCCTATAATCATAAAGTCACTGACTTTCTATACTAGTAGAGGGAAGTATGGTCCATTTGGTGATGAAGTTGGGAAATTTTTCACTTCAACCACAACAGAGGGTAAGGTGGTTGGTTTTCATGGGAGGAGTAGCATGTACTTGGATGCAATTGGGGTCCATATGCAACACTGGCTGGGAAGTCAGAGAACTTCAAAGTCATCCTTATTCAAGCTATTTTGA
- the LOC130725200 gene encoding uncharacterized protein LOC130725200, giving the protein MLAAGIIRQSTSAYSSPVILVKKKDHTWRMCVDYRALNRVIVPDKFPIPVIEELLDELHGSRYFSKLDMKSGYHQVRVKAEDVHKTAFKTHEGHYEYLVMPFGLMNAPSTFQSLMNEIFRSFLRKGVLVFFDDILVYSATWEEHLSQLEIVLQILEQQSITANNKKCHFAGRSVDYLGHLISENGVAVDPTKIESVVKWPVPKNVKGVRGFLGLTGYYRKFIQDYGKIARPLTELTKKDAFVWGIDAQKAFDELKHKLTTAPVLHLPDFNQSFRLECDASGLGIGAILLQGQHPVAYFSKAMGPRNLAKSAYEKELMAVALAIQHWRPYLLGRRFVEFHNSPQGVHSGFLRTYRRVAANLYWQGMKNTIQDYVKSCDVCQRHKYLASSPAGLLQPLPIPAQIWEDLSLDFITGLPKSKGYEAIFVVVDRLSKYCHFFPLKHPYSAKSIADLFTREIVRLRGIPASIVSDRDPLFMSHFWKELFRLQGTHLKMSSAYHPESDGQTEAVYGRKPPVLTRWAIGETRVEAVQRELQDRDEALRQLKLHLARAQERMRSYANVKRRDLSFEVGEWVFVKLRAHRQQSVVSRVHAKLAAPYFGPYLILARVGAVAYRLQLSDGSRVHPVFHVSVLKRAIGSYSVDSELPDNLDGEEQPTGQPRSIVAHRDISRQGIQVPQVLVHWDCTTVDEATWEDLVTIQSQFPALTPNLGDKVDVPGGGIVRGDDFNGPLVQDHGGPRQWKVYTRRGKKGNRERTDEISM; this is encoded by the exons ATGTTGGCAGCAGGAATAATCAGGCAGAGCACAAGTGCCTATTCGAGCCCGGTGAtattggtcaagaagaaggatCATACGTGGCGGATGTGTGTCGATTACCGCGCGCTCAACCGTGTTATTGTGCCCGACAAGTTCCCGATTCCAGTGATAGAGGAACTGCTGGATGAGCTCCATGGGTCTCGCTATTTCTCCAAACTCGATATGAAATCCGGGTATCACCAGGTTCGAGTCAAAGCGGAGGATGTGCACAAAACCGCGTTCAAAACACATGAAGGCCACTACGAATATTTGGTCATGCCCTTTGGTCTCATGAACGCGCCTTCTACCTTCCAAAGCTTGATGAATGAGATTTTTCGTTCTTTTCTCAGAAAAGGGGTGCTGGTGTTTTTCGACGACATCCTAGTCTATAGTGCTACATGGGAGGAGCATTTATCTCAGCTGGAAATTGTTTTGCAAATTTTGGAGCAACAGAGCATCACTGCCAACAATAAGAAATGCCATTTTGCAGGGCGCTCGGTGGATTATTTGGGGCATTTGATCTCTGAGAATGGGGTGGCAGTGGATCCAACAAAGATTGAAAGCGTCGTGAAGTGGCCCGTGCCAAAGAATGTCAAGGGGGTACGGGGATTCTTGGGCTTAACCGGGTATTACCGGAAATTTATCCAAGACTACGGGAAAATAGCAAGGCCCCTTACTGAACTGACAAAGAAAGATGCATTTGTGTGGGGAATTGACGCTCAAAAGGCTTTTGACGAATTGAAGCACAAATTGACTACAGCTCCTGTTCTTCATTTGCCCGACTTCAACCAGTCATTCCGTCTTGAGTGTGATGCTTCCGGTTTGGGCATTGGGGCCATTCTTTTGCAAGGCCAACATCCTGTGGCGTATTTTAGTAAAGCAATGGGCCCTCGAAACCTTGCTAAGTCAGCCTACGAGAAGGAACTCATGGCGGTGGCGTTGGCCATTCAGCATTGGCGGCCCTATCTATTGGGACGAAGGTTTGTG GAATTCCACAATTCACCCCAAGGAGTACATTCGGGATTTTTGCGCACATACCGGCGTGTGGCAGCGAACCTTTACTGGCAAGGCATGAAGAACACCATTCAGGACTATGTGAAAAGTTGTGACGTATGTCAGAGGCACAAATATCTGGCATCTTCACCTGCAGGCCTTCTTCAACCCTTGCCAATACCAGCGCAAATTTGGGAAGACTTATCCTTGGATTTTATCACTGGATTGCCCAAGTCCAAGGGCTATGAAGCAATCTTTGTTGTTGTGGACCGCTTATCCAAGTACTGTCATTTCTTTCCCCTCAAGCATCCCTATTCTGCGAAGAGCATTGCCGATCTTTTCACACGGGAAATTGTTCGTTTACGTGGCATACCTGCATCCATAGTGAGTGATAGGGATCCTCTTTTCATGAGCCACTTTTGGAAGGAATTATTCCGACTACAGGGTACTCATCTGAAGATGAGTTCAGCATACCATCCCGAATCTGATGGCCAAACTGAG GCGGTGTATGGTCGCAAGCCGCCGGTGCTAACTCGCTGGGCCATCGGCGAAACCAGGGTGGAGGCAGTTCAAAGGGAGCTGCAGGATAGGGATGAAGCCCTCCGACAACTTAAGCTTCATTTGGCTCGGGCACAAGAACGTATGAGGAGTTATGCCAATGTCAAACGCAGAGACCTGTCTTTCGAGGTAGGGGAATGGGTGTTTGTGAAACTGCGGGCTCACCGGCAACAATCGGTGGTCAGTCGTGTCCATGCAAAGCTTGCTGCTCCCTATTTTGGACCATACCTGATTCTGGCTCGCGTCGGCGCGGTGGCTTACCGGCTGCAGCTCTCTGACGGATCGCGGGTGCATCCTGTTTTCCACGTCTCTGTGCTAAAGAGGGCTATCGGGAGTTATTCTGTCGATTCGGAGCTCCCTGATAATTTAGATGGTGAAGAGCAGCCAACGGGGCAACCCCGATCTATTGTTGCTCACCGTGACATTTCTAGACAGGGAATTCAGGTTCCACAAGTTCTAGTTCATTGGGATTGCACAACTGTGGACGAAGCGACTTGGGAGGATCTTGTTACCATACAGAGCCAGTTTCCAGCTTTGACTCCCAACCTTGGGGACAAGGTTGATGTTCCAGGAGGGGGTATTGTTAGAGGTGATGACTTCAATGGGCCTCTCGTACAGGATCATGGTGGGCCAAGGCAGTGGAAGGTTTATACTAGAAGGGGTAAGAAGGGAAATAGGGAGAGGACAGATGAAATATCTATGTAA
- the LOC130726730 gene encoding external alternative NAD(P)H-ubiquinone oxidoreductase B1, mitochondrial-like — MLIIFPTEFIVVIMGEIVFNGFCLCLDAYLWFLIISLTFIHFAIVGGGPTGVEFAASLHDFVDDDLVRSYPVIKDLVKITLLEAGDHILGMQDELQLLARQHMAILETLPE, encoded by the exons ATGCTTATCATCTTTCCTACTGAATTCATTGTAGTTATTATGGGAGAAATAGTGTTCAATGGATTCTGTTTATGCTTGGATGCATATTTGTGGTTTTTAATTATCTCCTTGACATTCATTCATTTTGCTATTGTTGGAGGTGGGCCAACTGGAGTGGAATTTGCAGCCTCACTTCATGACTTTGTCGATGATGATTTGGTTCGTTCATATCCTGTTATAAAAGATTTAGTTAAAATTACACTTCTGGAGGCTGGAGATCATATCTTGGGCATGCAA GATGAGCTTCAGCTCTTGGCTAGGCAGCATATGGCGATCCTGGAGACACTGCCAGAATAA